In Gemella massiliensis, a single window of DNA contains:
- a CDS encoding proline racemase family protein, producing the protein MKLNKMISVIDTHTAGEAARLVTAGIPKIPGKDMVEKKQYFIDHLDDVRKSVMFEPRGHQDMFGAFLLPPTKEEADFGLVFMDTGGYLNMCGHNTIAAVTASVETGMVDVEEGATEKEVVVETPAGLIYATAKLKDNGTKVKEVSFRNVESFLYKRDLELDVEGVGHIKFDISFGGSFFCILSADQLGLEVKPENASKLKEMGLKIRDAVNANVEIQHPTLSHIKTVDLIEIYDKPTHPEATYKNVVVFGDGNIDRSPCGTGTSAKLATLYAKGELKPGDPFVYESILGTLFKGRIVEERKLADYDAIIPEITGSGYILGFSNYVYDPDDSLTYGFLLG; encoded by the coding sequence ATGAAATTAAATAAAATGATTTCGGTTATAGATACACATACAGCAGGGGAAGCTGCTCGTTTAGTAACAGCGGGTATTCCAAAAATTCCCGGTAAGGATATGGTAGAGAAAAAACAATATTTTATCGATCATTTAGATGATGTTAGAAAATCTGTAATGTTTGAACCACGTGGGCATCAGGATATGTTCGGAGCGTTCTTACTACCTCCAACAAAAGAAGAAGCGGATTTCGGATTGGTATTCATGGATACCGGCGGTTACTTAAATATGTGTGGACATAATACCATCGCAGCGGTAACAGCTTCAGTTGAAACAGGTATGGTTGATGTGGAAGAAGGAGCTACAGAAAAAGAAGTTGTTGTAGAAACGCCGGCAGGATTAATCTACGCAACGGCAAAATTAAAAGATAATGGAACAAAAGTAAAAGAAGTTTCATTTAGAAATGTTGAGTCATTCTTATATAAACGTGATTTAGAATTAGATGTAGAAGGTGTCGGTCATATTAAATTTGATATTTCATTTGGTGGTAGTTTCTTCTGTATTCTTTCAGCTGATCAATTAGGGTTGGAAGTAAAACCGGAGAATGCTTCTAAATTAAAAGAAATGGGACTAAAAATCAGAGATGCGGTTAATGCAAATGTAGAAATTCAACATCCGACATTATCGCATATCAAAACTGTAGATTTGATAGAAATTTATGATAAACCGACTCATCCGGAAGCTACATATAAAAATGTTGTAGTATTTGGAGATGGTAATATTGACAGATCACCTTGCGGAACCGGTACTTCTGCAAAATTAGCAACATTATATGCTAAAGGTGAATTAAAACCGGGAGATCCTTTTGTATATGAAAGTATTTTAGGTACTTTATTCAAAGGTAGAATTGTTGAAGAAAGAAAATTAGCGGATTATGATGCTATCATTCCGGAAATAACAGGTTCTGGTTATATCTTAGGATTTAGTAATTATGTATATGATCCGGATGATTCACTAACTTATGGATTCTTATTAGGATAG
- a CDS encoding glycine/sarcosine/betaine reductase component B subunit, which translates to MGIGPSTKETSLHHFRDPLLDTLATDPDIDFQGVIIVGTPQDNRLKHLVGWRTAVWLEAMRTDGAIISADGWGNSDVDYANTMFEIGERGISIVGLKFMGKHKFVVENQYTKYVLDFNKSKEGVETEIVCQNNVDYSDARKALGLLKLKMRQDANK; encoded by the coding sequence ATGGGGATAGGGCCATCTACAAAAGAAACCAGTTTACACCATTTTAGAGATCCGTTACTTGATACATTAGCTACTGATCCGGATATTGATTTTCAAGGTGTAATTATTGTTGGAACGCCACAAGACAATAGATTAAAACATCTTGTAGGCTGGAGAACCGCCGTATGGCTGGAGGCTATGAGAACAGATGGAGCTATTATTTCGGCAGACGGCTGGGGGAATAGTGATGTTGACTATGCCAATACAATGTTTGAAATAGGAGAGAGAGGAATTTCTATAGTTGGTTTAAAATTTATGGGAAAACATAAATTTGTGGTAGAAAATCAGTATACAAAATATGTCTTAGATTTTAATAAGTCTAAAGAAGGTGTAGAAACGGAAATTGTTTGTCAGAATAATGTTGATTATTCTGATGCGAGAAAAGCGTTGGGACTTTTAAAATTAAAAATGAGGCAAGATGCAAATAAATAA
- the prdD gene encoding proline reductase cluster protein PrdD, with translation MPKEKLQIKAFHINTVTLGKKVKIDNNVLTIPTEIVYNKDIFETVSIKIIKPKEHDIYVNTIMDIVPISTKVIGRLGEGITHTLTGVYTLLTGANTKGEQMHEFGSSEGILSKQLVLNKAGSPSVDDYLIHIDVVIKDNIDFDRALAFSIFELSDLYLQEIREAMKVLSGRDADEVHEFYNTSNPGKPKVALVKEVAGQGMMYDNQLFPIEPSGIDKGISIIDMNNMPVLLTANEYRDGAIRAMV, from the coding sequence ATGCCAAAAGAAAAATTACAAATAAAAGCATTCCATATTAATACTGTTACACTTGGTAAGAAAGTTAAGATTGATAATAATGTACTGACTATACCAACAGAAATAGTATATAATAAAGATATTTTTGAAACTGTAAGTATAAAAATTATTAAACCGAAAGAACATGATATTTATGTTAATACTATAATGGATATAGTGCCAATTTCGACAAAAGTAATAGGGCGACTTGGAGAAGGAATAACTCATACATTGACCGGTGTTTACACATTGCTTACCGGGGCAAATACTAAAGGGGAACAGATGCATGAGTTTGGTTCATCAGAAGGTATTTTAAGTAAGCAATTGGTGCTTAATAAAGCAGGATCACCGTCAGTTGATGATTACTTAATTCATATTGATGTTGTGATTAAAGATAATATAGATTTTGATAGAGCTTTAGCATTTTCAATTTTTGAGTTATCAGACTTATATCTTCAAGAAATTAGAGAAGCCATGAAGGTACTTAGCGGACGTGATGCTGACGAAGTTCATGAATTTTATAATACATCAAATCCGGGTAAGCCTAAAGTTGCTCTTGTAAAAGAAGTAGCCGGGCAAGGAATGATGTATGATAATCAGTTATTCCCGATAGAACCCAGTGGAATAGATAAGGGTATTTCTATTATAGATATGAATAATATGCCGGTTTTACTTACAGCGAATGAATATCGTGACGGTGCTATAAGGGCTATGGTATAG
- the prdB gene encoding D-proline reductase (dithiol) protein PrdB: MSLTIFEGLQSEIYVPITPKPVWAPVTKELKDMKVALATAAGVHLKTDKRFNLAGDTTFREIPDTAHSSDLMVSHGGYDNADANKDINCMFPIDRLHELAKAGFIGSVAEFHYGFMGGGGDQEAFTNRTGPEIAKKLKEENVDAVILTAGUGTCHRTAVIVQRAIEEAGIPTILIAALPPVVRQNGTPRAVAPLVPMGANAGEPGNVEQQTQILEATLEQLVKIPSAGKIVPLPFEYIAHV, from the coding sequence ATGTCATTAACGATATTTGAAGGTCTACAATCAGAGATTTATGTACCGATTACACCAAAACCAGTTTGGGCTCCAGTGACTAAAGAATTAAAAGACATGAAAGTAGCATTAGCAACTGCTGCGGGAGTTCACTTAAAAACAGATAAAAGATTTAACTTAGCAGGGGATACAACATTCCGTGAAATTCCGGATACTGCACACAGTTCAGATCTTATGGTATCTCATGGTGGGTACGATAATGCTGACGCTAACAAAGACATCAACTGTATGTTTCCGATTGATAGATTACATGAACTGGCTAAAGCCGGATTTATCGGCAGCGTAGCAGAATTCCACTATGGATTCATGGGTGGTGGTGGAGACCAAGAGGCTTTCACTAACAGAACAGGTCCGGAAATCGCTAAAAAATTAAAAGAAGAAAATGTTGATGCAGTTATTTTAACTGCTGGTTGAGGTACTTGCCATAGAACTGCCGTGATCGTGCAGAGAGCAATTGAAGAAGCAGGTATTCCAACAATCTTAATAGCGGCACTACCGCCGGTAGTGCGTCAAAACGGTACTCCAAGAGCCGTTGCTCCACTTGTACCAATGGGAGCAAACGCAGGAGAACCTGGTAACGTTGAGCAACAAACACAAATTCTAGAAGCAACTTTAGAGCAACTAGTTAAAATACCAAGTGCAGGTAAAATAGTTCCTCTTCCATTTGAGTACATCGCTCACGTGTAG
- a CDS encoding CBO2463/CBO2479 domain-containing protein, whose amino-acid sequence MIEKLKYASTERVFEGIIVDHNDASVTIDIKGRLGQFKIPMRMLISEYPVQIGQEVAFLFSYPEVITEEPDEHYVNAIKNTKKLQEEVKNRRLKEE is encoded by the coding sequence ATGATTGAAAAATTAAAATATGCGTCTACAGAAAGAGTGTTCGAAGGGATAATAGTTGATCATAACGATGCCAGCGTTACGATAGATATTAAAGGACGTTTAGGGCAGTTTAAAATTCCTATGAGAATGTTGATTTCTGAATATCCTGTGCAAATAGGTCAAGAAGTTGCCTTTTTGTTCAGCTATCCGGAAGTTATAACAGAAGAACCTGACGAACATTATGTAAATGCAATAAAAAATACTAAAAAGTTACAAGAAGAAGTAAAAAATAGAAGACTAAAAGAAGAATAG
- the prdA gene encoding D-proline reductase (dithiol) proprotein PrdA, with amino-acid sequence MSITVETAKEHLNDKAVFCCRAEEGIVISPENLEDPGLFDDLEDSGLLSFPDNALTIGQVLGAKLTKTTDALIPITPDIIDAVQGVEEEKAEEKQEEVVVGEASVVAEPIPAPVVVAEQTQAPVNSGVFKLQIGKGENINLEIPLSAFAGQSAAPVAQPAAPAQVVETKAVEAPKTETVVEKEAEEKHEGEPKFIRSLLTKHYKIDKVVFGEKTEIKGTTLVLGTPEDLCKAAIESEELVEDVKLEIITPEQYGTYSETIMDVQPIAVKEEGEIGHGVTRELKGVVMVLTGTDANGVQIGEFGSSEGELDRNIMWGRPGAPDKGEIFIKGQVTIKAGANMERPGPLAAHKAFDHITEEIRKALKELDDESLVVGDIKLEQYRHPGNKKVLIVKEIMGQGAMHDNLILPVEPVGTLGAKPNVDLGNLPVMLAPTEVLDGGIHALTCIGPASKETSRHYYREPLILEAMTDEEIDLVGVLLVGSPQANSEKFYVSKRVGMTIEAMDIDGAIVTTEGFGNNHIDFASHIEQIGSRGVSVVGMTYSAVQGALVVGNEYMKAMVDNNKSKQGIENEILSNNTLCREDAVRALAMLKTQMGGGEIKKAERKWNPNVKLNNVEVIEKATGEKIELLENEQILPKSKKRQEIYEKED; translated from the coding sequence ATGTCAATTACAGTAGAAACTGCAAAAGAACACTTAAATGACAAAGCGGTATTTTGTTGCAGAGCTGAGGAAGGTATCGTAATTAGTCCTGAAAACTTAGAAGATCCAGGGTTATTCGATGACTTAGAAGATTCAGGGTTACTATCATTCCCAGACAATGCATTAACAATCGGACAAGTATTAGGAGCAAAATTAACAAAAACAACAGACGCTCTAATACCAATTACACCGGATATCATTGATGCTGTCCAAGGTGTAGAAGAAGAAAAAGCAGAAGAAAAACAAGAAGAAGTAGTAGTAGGAGAAGCTAGCGTAGTGGCAGAGCCGATTCCTGCTCCCGTAGTGGTGGCAGAACAAACACAAGCTCCGGTAAATTCAGGAGTATTCAAACTACAAATCGGTAAAGGTGAAAATATTAACCTTGAAATTCCACTATCAGCTTTTGCAGGGCAATCTGCAGCACCGGTTGCACAACCGGCAGCACCTGCTCAAGTAGTAGAAACAAAAGCTGTAGAAGCTCCTAAAACAGAAACAGTAGTAGAAAAAGAAGCAGAAGAAAAACATGAAGGTGAACCAAAATTCATTCGTTCTCTTTTAACAAAACACTACAAAATTGATAAAGTAGTCTTCGGTGAAAAAACAGAAATTAAAGGTACAACTTTAGTATTAGGAACTCCGGAAGATTTATGTAAAGCTGCTATTGAATCAGAAGAATTAGTAGAGGATGTTAAATTAGAAATCATCACTCCTGAACAGTATGGTACATACAGTGAAACAATAATGGACGTGCAACCGATTGCGGTTAAAGAAGAAGGAGAAATCGGTCATGGTGTTACTCGTGAACTTAAAGGTGTAGTAATGGTTCTTACAGGAACAGATGCTAACGGAGTTCAAATCGGGGAATTCGGTTCTTCAGAAGGAGAATTGGATCGTAACATTATGTGGGGCCGTCCAGGTGCTCCGGATAAAGGAGAAATCTTCATTAAAGGACAAGTAACAATCAAAGCGGGAGCTAACATGGAACGTCCAGGACCATTGGCAGCTCACAAAGCATTTGACCATATTACAGAAGAAATTCGTAAAGCTCTTAAAGAATTAGATGATGAAAGTTTGGTAGTTGGTGATATTAAATTAGAACAATATCGTCATCCGGGAAATAAAAAAGTGTTGATAGTTAAAGAAATCATGGGACAAGGTGCGATGCACGATAACTTGATTTTACCGGTAGAACCGGTAGGAACACTTGGTGCTAAACCTAACGTTGACTTAGGTAACTTACCGGTTATGCTTGCTCCAACAGAAGTATTAGATGGTGGTATCCATGCGCTAACATGTATCGGGCCAGCTTCAAAAGAAACTTCTCGTCATTACTATCGTGAACCGTTAATCTTAGAAGCGATGACTGATGAAGAAATCGACTTAGTAGGGGTATTACTAGTTGGATCTCCACAAGCTAACTCAGAAAAATTCTATGTATCTAAACGTGTAGGTATGACTATTGAAGCTATGGATATTGATGGTGCTATCGTTACAACAGAAGGATTCGGTAACAACCATATCGACTTTGCATCACATATTGAACAAATCGGTTCTCGTGGAGTGTCTGTAGTAGGTATGACTTACTCTGCGGTTCAAGGGGCTCTTGTAGTAGGTAACGAATACATGAAAGCCATGGTAGATAATAATAAATCTAAACAAGGTATTGAAAACGAAATTCTTTCAAACAATACATTATGTAGAGAAGATGCTGTCCGTGCTTTAGCAATGCTTAAAACACAAATGGGTGGCGGAGAAATAAAAAAAGCTGAAAGAAAATGGAATCCTAATGTTAAATTAAATAACGTAGAAGTTATTGAAAAAGCTACAGGAGAAAAAATAGAGCTATTAGAAAACGAACAAATTTTACCAAAATCTAAAAAACGTCAAGAAATTTACGAAAAAGAAGATTAA
- the prdC gene encoding proline reductase-associated electron transfer protein PrdC, whose amino-acid sequence MLEFNNVEKINIPLKQHVGGPCQAIVNVGDHVKRGQLVATPNGLGANIHTSLSGVVEEINDMNIVVKLDKEQTDDYVRLEKTDDKLQKIKDAGIVGVGGAGFPTGIKLSAQIPGGYVIANAAECEPILGHNVKFMEEHPEELVRGLKYIVELTGAKEGYIAIKTKYRKALHALGKACKNEPNISIKILPNMYPAGDERVIVRETLGVILKPGQLPLEANAIISNVETIKRIVEAIEEDKPLIDKDLTVGGRVNNPSIFLDVPIGLPISVFIEKAGGYINPHGEIVRGGPFTGRPAQKGDPINKTTGGLLVAMPYPQEREKVGILICECGAQEERLRQIADGMGAEVVSVQMCKRMKPDKNGRLRCELPGICPGQAEKVLKMKKDGAKAVITGTCQDUTNTVTGVAPRLGVKVYHSTDHVLRATDHHLYRSYKSLELHNNK is encoded by the coding sequence ATGTTAGAGTTTAATAATGTTGAAAAAATCAATATTCCGCTAAAACAACACGTTGGTGGTCCTTGTCAAGCTATTGTTAATGTCGGGGATCATGTAAAACGTGGTCAATTAGTTGCTACTCCCAATGGGTTAGGTGCTAATATTCACACTAGTTTATCCGGTGTTGTAGAAGAAATTAACGATATGAATATCGTTGTAAAATTAGATAAAGAACAAACAGATGACTATGTGAGATTAGAAAAAACTGACGATAAGTTGCAAAAGATAAAAGATGCAGGTATTGTCGGAGTTGGGGGAGCCGGCTTTCCTACCGGAATTAAGTTATCGGCACAAATACCGGGTGGGTATGTTATTGCCAATGCAGCAGAATGTGAACCGATTTTAGGACATAATGTTAAGTTTATGGAAGAACATCCGGAAGAACTTGTACGCGGTTTGAAATATATTGTTGAATTAACCGGCGCAAAAGAAGGATATATTGCGATAAAAACAAAATATCGTAAAGCATTGCATGCATTAGGTAAAGCGTGCAAAAATGAACCTAATATTAGTATAAAAATCTTGCCTAATATGTATCCAGCAGGAGACGAACGTGTTATTGTTAGGGAAACATTAGGCGTGATTTTAAAACCGGGTCAATTACCATTGGAAGCTAATGCAATTATCTCAAATGTTGAGACTATTAAGCGTATAGTGGAAGCAATAGAAGAAGATAAGCCGCTGATTGACAAAGATCTTACAGTAGGCGGACGTGTAAATAACCCAAGCATATTCTTAGATGTACCGATCGGATTACCGATTAGTGTGTTTATAGAAAAAGCCGGCGGTTATATTAACCCACATGGAGAGATTGTTCGTGGGGGACCATTTACGGGACGTCCGGCACAAAAAGGAGATCCTATTAATAAAACAACCGGTGGTCTTCTAGTGGCTATGCCATATCCACAAGAAAGAGAGAAAGTAGGAATACTAATTTGTGAATGTGGTGCACAAGAAGAACGTCTTCGCCAAATTGCTGACGGAATGGGTGCTGAAGTAGTGTCTGTCCAAATGTGTAAACGTATGAAACCGGATAAAAACGGTAGATTACGTTGTGAATTACCGGGTATTTGCCCAGGACAAGCGGAAAAAGTATTGAAAATGAAAAAAGATGGTGCGAAAGCAGTCATTACTGGTACTTGTCAAGATTGAACCAACACCGTGACAGGTGTAGCTCCTAGGTTAGGAGTAAAAGTTTATCATAGTACCGACCATGTACTTCGTGCCACTGACCATCATTTATACAGAAGCTATAAAAGCTTAGAATTACATAATAATAAATAA
- the galU gene encoding UTP--glucose-1-phosphate uridylyltransferase GalU — translation MKKVRKAIIPAAGYGTRFLPATKALPKEMLPIIDTPTIQYIVEEAVKAGIEDIIIVTGKQKRAIEDHFDRNVELEVELENKGKLGMLEKVKYPTTLANIHYVRQKEMAGLGDAILTARSFIGDEPFAVLLGDDVVVNKEKPAIKQLIEKSEKTGCSVIGVQTVPENQTHRYGIIAPRSNDGKLYEVENFVEKPAQGTAPSNLAIMGRYVLNPGIFKHLEKKQVGVGGEVQLTDAIQMLNKEEKVYAYDFEGKRYDVGETIGFVKTTIDFALQSDLRDELIPFLKEKLANL, via the coding sequence ATGAAAAAAGTAAGAAAAGCTATAATTCCGGCAGCAGGATATGGTACTAGATTTTTACCTGCTACTAAAGCATTACCTAAAGAAATGTTACCGATAATTGATACTCCTACTATTCAATACATAGTAGAAGAAGCGGTAAAAGCCGGAATAGAAGATATAATAATAGTAACAGGAAAGCAAAAAAGAGCTATAGAAGATCATTTTGATAGAAATGTAGAATTGGAAGTAGAATTGGAAAATAAAGGTAAGTTGGGAATGTTGGAAAAAGTAAAATACCCAACAACACTTGCTAATATTCACTATGTTCGTCAAAAAGAAATGGCAGGTTTAGGAGATGCTATTTTGACGGCACGCAGTTTTATAGGAGATGAACCGTTTGCCGTTTTACTTGGAGATGACGTTGTAGTAAATAAAGAAAAACCGGCAATTAAACAGTTAATAGAAAAATCGGAAAAAACAGGTTGCTCTGTTATTGGAGTACAAACAGTTCCTGAAAATCAAACTCATAGATATGGAATAATCGCTCCAAGATCAAATGATGGAAAATTATATGAGGTGGAAAATTTTGTTGAGAAACCCGCACAAGGGACAGCACCATCTAATCTGGCTATAATGGGTCGCTATGTTCTTAATCCGGGAATATTTAAACATCTTGAGAAAAAACAAGTTGGTGTTGGCGGAGAAGTACAGTTAACAGATGCAATTCAAATGTTAAATAAAGAAGAAAAAGTTTATGCTTATGATTTTGAAGGGAAACGTTATGACGTTGGTGAAACTATCGGCTTTGTAAAAACTACAATAGATTTTGCACTTCAAAGCGATTTAAGGGATGAATTGATTCCATTTTTAAAAGAAAAATTAGCAAATTTATAA
- a CDS encoding S1C family serine protease: protein MENNNNNRDEEFNTQNYNNESYNNQQINQEYYNDQQTHYNNDYQNGNDYQYDNSFEMPQTTKDNRNYGKLFLTIFASFALGATSVFGAQTIMGSTKTTKTSSVATTKQEQDNQTTTVNAISKAKDAVVSIVNYQSTSNNGLDSALRGITGKSGNNSNSSELKPASSGSGVIYKKTGNTAYLVTNNHVIKGAKKLTAILSDGTKVNAEVVGTDVWTDIAVLKISAENVTTTMDFADSDKVAVGETAFAIGSPLDVNLSNTVTKGIVSAVNRQIPMDIDGDGTSDWNQTVIQTDAAINPGNSGGALINNEGKLIGINESKIAKATSNVSAEGIGFGIPSNEVKLITEQLEKSGKVTRPALGVQLVSLASVDSDVVKSELKYNGKSGVVIRNVEENTPASQAGLKKYDVITKLNGVEVKDVAAVRKYLFEKAKIGDKVTVTYYRNGKEQTTDVVVQSLSNN, encoded by the coding sequence ATGGAAAACAACAATAATAATAGAGATGAAGAATTTAACACACAAAATTATAATAACGAATCATACAATAACCAACAAATAAATCAAGAATATTATAACGATCAACAAACACATTATAACAACGATTATCAAAACGGTAATGATTACCAATATGATAATTCTTTTGAAATGCCTCAAACAACAAAGGATAATAGAAACTACGGAAAATTATTTTTAACGATATTTGCTTCTTTTGCTTTGGGAGCAACAAGCGTCTTTGGAGCACAAACAATTATGGGTTCTACAAAAACGACGAAAACGTCAAGTGTTGCAACGACAAAACAGGAACAGGATAACCAAACAACAACTGTTAATGCAATCTCAAAAGCAAAAGATGCTGTAGTGTCAATAGTTAATTATCAAAGCACATCAAATAACGGTTTAGATTCTGCTTTAAGAGGTATAACCGGTAAAAGTGGAAATAATTCAAACTCAAGTGAGTTAAAACCTGCTTCAAGCGGAAGCGGAGTAATTTATAAAAAAACGGGAAATACAGCTTATCTTGTAACGAATAACCACGTTATAAAAGGGGCGAAAAAATTAACAGCAATTCTCAGCGATGGAACTAAGGTCAATGCTGAAGTTGTAGGAACAGATGTTTGGACAGATATAGCCGTTTTAAAAATAAGTGCCGAAAATGTTACTACTACGATGGATTTTGCAGATAGTGACAAAGTTGCTGTCGGTGAAACGGCATTTGCCATAGGGTCACCGTTAGATGTTAATTTATCAAATACGGTGACAAAAGGTATAGTGTCGGCTGTTAATAGACAGATACCGATGGATATTGACGGTGACGGTACAAGCGACTGGAATCAAACGGTAATTCAAACGGACGCTGCTATTAACCCGGGTAATAGTGGAGGAGCATTAATAAATAATGAAGGAAAATTAATCGGAATTAATGAATCTAAAATTGCTAAAGCCACTTCAAATGTTTCTGCTGAAGGTATCGGTTTCGGTATTCCGTCAAATGAAGTAAAATTAATAACAGAACAATTAGAAAAATCCGGGAAAGTAACAAGACCGGCTCTTGGGGTACAATTAGTTTCATTAGCATCAGTTGATAGTGATGTTGTAAAATCTGAATTAAAATATAATGGTAAATCGGGAGTTGTTATAAGAAATGTAGAAGAAAATACTCCGGCTTCTCAAGCAGGTTTAAAAAAGTATGATGTCATAACTAAATTAAACGGTGTAGAAGTAAAAGATGTTGCAGCGGTAAGAAAATATTTATTTGAAAAAGCCAAAATCGGAGATAAAGTTACCGTAACTTATTACAGAAACGGAAAAGAACAAACAACAGATGTAGTAGTTCAATCTTTATCGAATAATTAA
- a CDS encoding OsmC family protein yields the protein MYKIQGTIKEGFTTTAVTSSGGEYRMFIEENIDGPMDLFSVAYVGCISMCAKGYFVRTYALKNLQLNVELTVDYDNKKIVADIYVDRTEEQLVNGDRQGVLDNIKLRCKVSHLLTSDLDINYNVKRLKK from the coding sequence ATGTATAAGATACAAGGAACAATAAAAGAGGGATTTACAACAACAGCGGTAACTTCATCAGGTGGAGAATATAGGATGTTCATTGAAGAAAATATTGATGGACCGATGGATTTGTTTTCCGTAGCTTATGTTGGGTGTATTAGTATGTGTGCTAAGGGATATTTTGTAAGAACATATGCTCTAAAAAATTTACAATTAAATGTTGAACTAACAGTAGATTATGATAATAAAAAAATTGTTGCGGATATTTATGTTGATAGAACTGAAGAACAGCTTGTAAACGGTGATAGACAAGGAGTGTTAGATAATATAAAACTTCGTTGTAAAGTATCTCATTTATTGACAAGCGATTTAGATATTAACTACAATGTAAAACGGCTAAAAAAATAA
- a CDS encoding HAD family hydrolase, giving the protein MNKLEAVIFDFDGTIVNTEKIYYETMSELTKEWLNENLDKMDYIHNVSGTNEETSKRYYNKRYNMTGEEYDKFELEITKRIIANYHNAEILPGIPETMSFLRESGIKMAVASNGKLGHIEAGLRNKGLDKYIDVIATREDVKNPKPAPDIFLHAASKLGVNIKNTIAIEDSRPGALGAGVSGATLILQTNEITKYMDFSGVNYVYKDVDLLETIKNIAAKNSL; this is encoded by the coding sequence GTGAATAAACTAGAAGCGGTAATTTTTGATTTTGATGGAACGATAGTAAATACGGAAAAAATATATTATGAAACTATGAGCGAACTAACGAAGGAATGGCTTAATGAAAATCTTGATAAAATGGATTATATTCATAATGTTTCAGGAACAAACGAAGAAACCAGCAAACGATATTATAATAAGAGATATAATATGACAGGCGAGGAATATGATAAATTCGAATTAGAAATTACAAAAAGAATTATAGCAAATTATCATAATGCGGAAATCCTTCCGGGGATTCCGGAAACGATGAGTTTTTTAAGAGAAAGCGGTATAAAAATGGCAGTTGCTTCTAATGGTAAATTAGGGCATATTGAAGCAGGGTTAAGAAACAAAGGACTTGATAAATATATAGATGTCATTGCAACAAGAGAAGATGTTAAAAATCCTAAGCCTGCTCCGGATATTTTTTTACATGCAGCAAGTAAATTGGGAGTAAATATAAAAAATACAATAGCTATAGAAGACTCAAGACCCGGAGCGTTAGGTGCAGGTGTTTCGGGGGCTACACTTATATTACAGACAAATGAGATAACAAAATATATGGATTTTAGCGGTGTAAATTATGTTTATAAAGATGTAGATTTATTAGAAACAATAAAAAATATTGCCGCTAAAAATAGTTTATAA